The following nucleotide sequence is from Anaerococcus sp. Marseille-Q7828.
GTTATATGTTACAGCTTCCATTGTAATAAGGTCAACAGCACCTTGGAATTGTTGTTCAGCTCCTATTGGAATTTCTAGTGGAACTGCGTTTGCTTTTAGCTTATCTTTAATTGTTTCTACTGCCATGAAGAAATCTGCACCAGTAGCATCCATTTTGTTGATGAAACAAATTCTTGGGATGTGGTACTTGTCAGCTTGTCTCCATACAGTTTCAGATTGTGGTTCTACCCCGCTTTTTGCGTCAAATAAAGCTACCGCACTGTCAAGAACTCTAAGTGATCTTTCTACTTCTACAGTAAAATCCACGTGTCCTGGAGTATCGATAATATTTATTCTATGGTCTTTCCAAAAAGCTGTGGTTGCAGCAGAACCGATTGTAATACCACGTTCCTTTTCTTGGTCCATGGAGTCCATTACTGCTGTACCATCATGAGTATCACCAATTTTATAAATTTTACCAGTATAATATAGGATTCTTTCTGTTGTTGTTGTTTTACCCGCATCGATGTGGGCCATGATTCCTATGTTTCTAGTATCTTTTAGTGCTACTTGTCTAGGCATTTATCCCCCTAAAATTAATATCTGTAGTGTGCAAATGCTTTATTTGCTTCTGCAGCTCTATGCATTTCTTCTTTTCTCTTAACAGCTGCACCAGCGTTGTTAGATGCATCTAAGATTTCTTTAGATAATCTTTCAACCATAGTTTTTTCACCACGAGCTCTTGAAAAGTTTACTAACCATCTTAAAGCTAAAGTTTGTCTTCTTTCTGGTCTAACTTCCATAGGAACTTGGTAGTTAGCACCACCGATTCTACGTGCTTTAACTTCAAGTGTTGGCATAATATTTTCCATAGCTTGGTAGAATACTTCTAGCGCGTCATTGCCTGTTGTTTCTTCAACGATGTCAAAAGCATCGTAAACAATTTTTGTTGCAAGGCCTTTTTTGCCATCTAGCATAACGTTGTTGATAAGTTTTGTTACAACTCTATCGTTATACTTAGCGTCAGGCATTACTTCTCTTTTTGGTATATGTCCCTTTCTTGACACTTTGCTTCCCTCCTTTACCAATTATTAAGTAATATCATTAGTACTCAACTAATCATGTGTTGTTAGTGTGCATGCATATACCGAAATTTATAATCTTTATTTCTATATTATAGGTACATTATGCACTTAGTTTTAGATCCTAGTTTTGGTCTTTTTTAGCACCGTATTTAGATCTACCTTGTTTACGTCCGTTTACTCCTGCAGTATCAAGAGTACCTCTTATGATGTGGTAACGCACACCTGGAAGGTCTTTAACTCTACCACCTCTGATAAGCACAACACTGTGTTCTTGTAAGTTGTGTCCAATACCTGGGATGTAAGAAAGAACTTCAGCACCATTGGTTAGTCTAACTCTGGCTACTTTACGTAAAGCAGAGTTTGGCTTTTTAGGTGTTACTGTTCTAACTGATGTACAAACTCCACGTTTTTGTGGTGATTGGTTAGGAGTTGTTCTACTTTTTAGAGTATTGTAGTTGTAACCCAAAGCTGGAGTGTTTGATTTAGATTTTTCACTTTTTCTGCTTTTTCTAACAAGTTGGTTAATTGTAGGCATAATGCACCTCCTTTTCTTTTAATAATTAATCTTGGCGATTCTCACGCCAATACTTAATAACTTTACTATGTGTAAAGGCCAGTGTCAAATAATTTACTTAATTTATACAAATTTAGGGTAATAATTAGAATAATTAACTTCAAAAATCATAAAGGAGTAAAAATGAACATAGCAGTAGTAGGTTTCGGAGTAGGCGGAGCAAATATTCTAAAAACAATAATCGACCATAAAAACTATAATGACAAGATAAAAATCCATATCTTTGAAAAAAATGAAGAGCTAGGAGTTGGCCTCGCTTACGCAAAGGATACTAACTACAAACTTTTAAATGTCCACGAAAGGTATATGTCCCTAAATCTAGATAATCCTAATCATTTTAAAGACTGGCTTAAGGACAAAAATAAAGATGATAAAAAAATCGAAGGAATGGTCCCAAGAATTGTCTTTGCTTCCTATATAAAAGATACTTTTGGTAAATATATGGAAAATGAAAATGTAATTTTTCACCATGCTAAGGTAAAAGACATATATAAAGAAGGATCTACTTTTAGAATCGTAAGTGATAAAGGAAATTGTAATGAAGAATTTGACTCAGTCTTTCTTTCCATAGGCCAATCTTACTACAAAGATTCCTACAATTTAAAAGACTATAAAAATTATATCCACAATCCTTTCCCATTAAATGAAAAAATAGAGGGAATTAAAGATGGACAAAGTATTGGAATAATAGGAGCAGGACCTACAGCAATTGATATCTATAGGTATCTAAGAAATTTCAAAGATGTAACTTACCCCCTATATTTCTTCACCAAATCAAATGGATTTTCTCCTATAGATATTCCTTATTATGTAGATGATGACATTTGCTCTATCGATGAAAAATGGATAGAAGAAAATAAAGATTATGATGGGTTTGTAGAATTAGAAAAGGTCAAAAAGCAAATCAAAGACGACTTTGCTAAATACGGCCATGACCTCACAGATACTTACAATAAATACAAAGATACAGATATCAACGCCTACAATATGGCCCTAAAAGAAAATGACCTAGGTCTAAGCTTTGCCCAAACATACACCATGCAATTAACAGGCCATGCGGCCCTAATCTATAATAGCTTAAATGGCCTAGATAAGCTAGAAGTTGACAATAATTATCTAGAAATGATTGATTTTATAGTCACAAAAACTCCAACCATCACCATGCAAAATATAGTTGAAGATTACCACAAAGCAAAGATTAAAGTAATCAAAGGAACTAATGATGTCAAAGTAGATTCAGATGGCAAGTTTGTTGTAACAAGTGATAATGAAGAAGAAATAAAGACAGATGTCATTATAAATGCCCAAGGTTTTGAGAAAAACTTATTATCTGCCGTCAACGGCGATATATTATTGGCAAATCTTTATAAAAGAAAATATATAGAAGATGATGTAAATGGCAAGTTTATAAGAGTGGCC
It contains:
- the rpsG gene encoding 30S ribosomal protein S7: MSRKGHIPKREVMPDAKYNDRVVTKLINNVMLDGKKGLATKIVYDAFDIVEETTGNDALEVFYQAMENIMPTLEVKARRIGGANYQVPMEVRPERRQTLALRWLVNFSRARGEKTMVERLSKEILDASNNAGAAVKRKEEMHRAAEANKAFAHYRY
- the rpsL gene encoding 30S ribosomal protein S12, with product MPTINQLVRKSRKSEKSKSNTPALGYNYNTLKSRTTPNQSPQKRGVCTSVRTVTPKKPNSALRKVARVRLTNGAEVLSYIPGIGHNLQEHSVVLIRGGRVKDLPGVRYHIIRGTLDTAGVNGRKQGRSKYGAKKDQN
- a CDS encoding FAD/NAD(P)-binding protein, giving the protein MNIAVVGFGVGGANILKTIIDHKNYNDKIKIHIFEKNEELGVGLAYAKDTNYKLLNVHERYMSLNLDNPNHFKDWLKDKNKDDKKIEGMVPRIVFASYIKDTFGKYMENENVIFHHAKVKDIYKEGSTFRIVSDKGNCNEEFDSVFLSIGQSYYKDSYNLKDYKNYIHNPFPLNEKIEGIKDGQSIGIIGAGPTAIDIYRYLRNFKDVTYPLYFFTKSNGFSPIDIPYYVDDDICSIDEKWIEENKDYDGFVELEKVKKQIKDDFAKYGHDLTDTYNKYKDTDINAYNMALKENDLGLSFAQTYTMQLTGHAALIYNSLNGLDKLEVDNNYLEMIDFIVTKTPTITMQNIVEDYHKAKIKVIKGTNDVKVDSDGKFVVTSDNEEEIKTDVIINAQGFEKNLLSAVNGDILLANLYKRKYIEDDVNGKFIRVAYPSYKLVNKKFGLMENFYLNGMWAGGTDVLNNDLRSIIKSGQLAAYDFMDKI